Proteins co-encoded in one Pseudophryne corroboree isolate aPseCor3 chromosome 1, aPseCor3.hap2, whole genome shotgun sequence genomic window:
- the LOC135051298 gene encoding paraneoplastic antigen Ma1 homolog, with amino-acid sequence MPIIVDKWKRETGEIRALLITTKEYLDSSLIPANVMVGGEMSRRWQIMWPRNIIDSDQGGSEPIRVEERVVLTAEHPLQRGDDAQPPMIKDLPKATSGENIEPQVETVMDKVVSHFERWHYEGGYRRLRVFSGILPIPTGEEGYDAWREAAIQHSEEWRCPEHIKKQRIVESLRGPAMGIIHATRRSNPNATLKDYFNALDYSFGILEDLGDILVRLNQTYQEPTESLTNFIYRIDKILYKLLDKGGIQSSEIDERRLKQLLRGALTTHPVAQRLRCSGPGAKPPTLSELIKDVKLEEVQIENRERSLKRVKVVLPSPVDPAPNVLSPNEKLYKLLEEQNKKLDQIITLQRNVSLQDSRGRGRGSIRRMENRDQVICYRCGQMGHRSFECPQLGNYELHIDSHDRRNTTPSENQEGTSMNPASTPGQ; translated from the coding sequence ATGCCCATTATAGTGGATAAATGGAAGAGAGAGACCGGAGAAATTAGGGCTCTATTGATAACTACAAAAGAATATTTAGATTCGTCTCTTATTCCAGCCAATGTGATGGTAGGAGGAGAAATGAGTAGGAGATGGCAAATAATGTGGCCTAGGAATATTATCGATAGTGATCAAGGAGGTTCCGAGCCTATCAGAGTGGAGGAGAGAGTGGTATTAACAGCAGAACATCCGCTACAAAGGGGAGATGATGCTCAACCTCCTATGATTAAAGATCTGCCTAAAGCTACCTCTGGTGAAAATATAGAGCCGCAAGTTGAGACTGTTATGGACAAAGTAGTGAGCCATTTCGAACGTTGGCACTATGAAGGAGGTTACAGGAGACTCCGAGTATTTTCTGGAATACTTCCTATACCTACCGGAGAAGAAGGATATGATGCTTGGCGGGAAGCTGCTATCCAACATTCAGAAGAGTGGCGTTGTCCTGAACACATAAAAAAACAGAGGATTGTAGAAAGTTTAAGGGGCCCTGCTATGGGAATCATACATGCCACTCGCCGTAGTAATCCAAATGCCACCTTGAAAGATTACTTTAACGCCCTGGATTACTCATTCGGAATATTGGAGGACCTAGGGGATATATTGGTAAGATTAAACCAGACATACCAAGAACCCACAGAAAGTCTCACTAACTTTATCTATCGGATAGATAAGATTTTATATAAGCTCCTAGATAAAGGAGGGATCCAGTCATCTGAAATTGATGAGCGACGCCTCAAACAATTATTGAGAGGAGCCCTAACTACCCATCCCGTGGCACAACGACTAAGGTGTAGTGGACCAGGGGCGAAACCACCTACCTTAAGTGAATTGATTAAAGATGTGAAATTGGAAGAAGTCCAAATAGAAAATAGGGAAAGAAGTTTAAAAAGGGTAAAAGTTGTATTGCCTTCACCGGTTGACCCCGCTCCCAATGTTCTCTCCCCAAATGAAAAACTATATAAACTATTAGAAGAACAAAATAAGAAACTCGATCAAATAATAACACTACAGAGAAATGTATCACTTCAAGATAGTCGTGGAAGGGGGAGAGGATCTATCCGACGAATGGAGAATAGAGATCAAGTTATTTGTTATCGGTGTGGCCAGATGGGACATCGATCTTTCGAGTGCCCTCAATTGGGAAATTATGAACTGCATATAGACTCTCATGATAGAAGAAATACCACTCCGTCGGAAAACCAGGAAGGGACGTCGATGAACCCCGCATCGACTCCCGGACAATAG